One Primulina eburnea isolate SZY01 chromosome 4, ASM2296580v1, whole genome shotgun sequence genomic window, TGCTTGGTCTAGAAAATGCTGGCAAGTTAGAAGTACACATGGTATACAAAACAAGAACATAATGATTTAAGTATTTGAGAGATGATCGTGTGGCACTGCCAAACTCCTCACTGCATTTGGTGCTCCTGAATCCATATTTATttcaatataaaagtcatgtctCTGTGTTCAATAGAGAACACAAGCCTATTTAAACACACATGCTACTTCAGTGAGTATAAAGTTGTTTTCTCCCAATAAACAAGGAATATCTGCCGATTGCCTATCTCTAACATTATATTTTGGCACACGTAGCTTAAGAATCCAATCAAGGCAAAGAAAAGAGAGAAACAAACGTTTTGAGTTAAAAACCGTGAGTTTTACCACCAATTAACATTTTCGATATCTGAAGTTTCGAAGGAAAAAACGGGCATCATCGACACTTGTAAGAATTTCGATATGTAATGAGATGAAAAGGCAAGAAATTTGTAATGATTACACATCCTGCACACAACTAAATTTCAACGACATGATATACATGTGGCGGCTACTTCACATGTTTTATATATCATCTtaagaataataaaaataaatgtccCCAGCTAACAAAAGACTTTGAGAAACTCACAGTTCCATGCCAGTCTCCACGGTAGACCTCACCATAAGATCCTGCAATAAGAAATGTCAAGTTAAAAATTTGTGCTCGGAGTTGGAAACACTAATCCAAACAATTATATATGTGGATGAGTATAATTAGAGATTCGTACCAAGCCCAATGCGCTCACCCAAGGAGATATCCTCCCATGGGATTTCACAATCAGCTACATCATCAAGTGTCACATCAGATTTAGAACTTTCGTTACCCGCCGACCTGTCTGATATTCTCTCCCCCTCTGAATTTTCCCCTAGACCCTCGCGTTCATGGCTACCATTTCCTCGTTGTTCAGAAACAGCTACATCTACGTCTCCATCACTTTTTATACAATCCGCTTTATTAACAACAGCAAAAGGACTATCTGGCGAAAGAATAGTTGTTTCCAATATCTCATACTGCTTACTAACTACAGCAGTTGTTGCTACAACAGCTGCAGCTGCAGCTGTTGCGGTGGCTGCAGCGGCTACAGGAAGTTGAAGCTTTGAATCACTTGCCTTTACAACTGCAGCTACCATTGAAGAGGCAACCGCAGCAGCAGctgcggcggcggcggcggctaCAGGAACATTATTTTTGTACTTTGCAGGATCAATTTCGCATTCTGATGGACTAGGACGCGCAGTAATTACTTTCAGATCAGACGGCTCCTGCAAAGGAGTATCTGAATTGCCTCTATTACGAAAACCATGCTGCGGCAGTGGAGGTAGAGAACTTCGATCTTGGTTGGTGTGGCCCTTAGCTTTATTTTTTCCATCGCTTCctcctttttcttttccttgTGTCATGGGCTTGATGTCCACCAGTGGCAAATCTAATTGGTCTGAGTACATTTCAGTGAACAAATTTGGAGGTGCAACAACGCCACTTTCAAGTAGAACATCATGGAGCTTCTGAACTAACTGGGGATTTTCTTTGGCAGCATCAATGACTAACTGTGAAATATCCTTCGCTTTCATTCTTCTGACAGTTGGAGAGCTTACGCCTTCGGTCCAGGAAGGCGATCTTGCATGTGCATAAGAATTATTAGACCTAGTTTGGATTTCCCTTGATGGCTCTTTTACAAACAAAGGTGTTTTTGAACTATCATCATTGTATTTGGACCCTTCCTGAGGTTTCATCCTAGATTCCTTTTCCATTGGAATATTCTctccaaatatatttttcttattcATAGTTGAAAACTCTGGTTGGTCTTCTAATAAACTGGATACTTCACCACTTGATAAAGCCACATGAGAAGAGTTATCGAGATCCATATTCACCCCCACGACATCAGATGGAATGAGTGTACCAGGGTCCGCCATTAAATCAACAATATATTCCCTGAAGCATATCCACTTTGTATCAGAAAGAGGAATTCGGGAGAAGTAATATATCACAAAAGGGTCATTCACAATATTAAAGAAATCTGATCTGCCACAGTACATTTTTAGAAACAAAGAATTAATCAAGACAATTAAAAAATGAGCAGTATCATCAATGATGTTCAATAGAAATGATGTCAAATAAGCTCATGACCACCTTAAAAATCCTGACAGCTAATTAGAGTCTAGAAGTGCATGTTCTACAGCTTAACTAgagattttaatttaaaatttcatttagTATCTGAATGACATTCTCACAAGGAACAAGGAGACAATTCAATAACTCAAAagatataaaaagaaaaaaagggcAGGAGGAAAGAAGGGATAGCACAAGGCCAACATTTCAGTTAAAAAGATTGGTGAAATCTGTCAATTACAACTTGCCTTCCGTCAATTTCAACAATGCCCATTGCCACATCAGCAGAGCCTGCAAATTCAAGTCCCTTGACTA contains:
- the LOC140829301 gene encoding probable serine/threonine-protein kinase SIS8 isoform X3; translation: MPSLVDLQGAPVSDDITWEAILVNKAADPKLLRLEREALELASKVRPDQENVITSSMVQKLATMVSDHMGGPVSDPDKMLIAWRNISHRLKATHRSMVLPIGSLTIGLARHRALLFKVLADSLGIRCRLVKGLEFAGSADVAMGIVEIDGREYIVDLMADPGTLIPSDVVGVNMDLDNSSHVALSSGEVSSLLEDQPEFSTMNKKNIFGENIPMEKESRMKPQEGSKYNDDSSKTPLFVKEPSREIQTRSNNSYAHARSPSWTEGVSSPTVRRMKAKDISQLVIDAAKENPQLVQKLHDVLLESGVVAPPNLFTEMYSDQLDLPLVDIKPMTQGKEKGGSDGKNKAKGHTNQDRSSLPPLPQHGFRNRGNSDTPLQEPSDLKVITARPSPSECEIDPAKYKNNVPVAAAAAAAAAAVASSMVAAVVKASDSKLQLPVAAAATATAAAAAVVATTAVVSKQYEILETTILSPDSPFAVVNKADCIKSDGDVDVAVSEQRGNGSHEREGLGENSEGERISDRSAGNESSKSDVTLDDVADCEIPWEDISLGERIGLGSYGEVYRGDWHGTEVAVKKFLDQDITGEFLEEFKSEILIMKRLRHPNVVLFMGAVTRPPNLSIVTEFLPRGSLYRLIHRPNNQLDERRRLRMALDTARGMNYLHNCTPVIVHRDLKSPNLLVDKNWVVKVCDFGLSRMKHSTYLSSRSTAGTAEWMAPEVLRNEPSNEKCDVFSFGVILWELCTMQQPWGGMNPMQVVGAVGFQHRRLDIPDNMDPVIADIITKCWQTDPRLRPSFGEIMAALKPLQKPITRS